TCGTAGGTGTATCACAAATCGTTTTTCGAAAGTCGCAAtcaaatcggttcatccgtttgggagctacgatgccacGGGCAGACATATTCAACTTTTCAAAATTGtgatctcttgtacactttataaataatGCTATCtagggtgcaaatttcaacttcggctctgcgttgatgaatcagtcagtcaggacacaagcattttatatataggtagggtTAGATATAATAACTACCTAAGGGATTAAAGAAGAGTGGGAGGCAATAGGCGGCTTACTGAAGCGATGAAACTGCATGCAAGTAAACAaatatgggacaatcttacataaATCGATCTAATCCCACAGTAAGCTAGTTAATAAGAGTAATaaggcttgtattgtgggtacctaattacctatacataacAGATAGGTAGATACATgtacggtcgagttcacaaacatctttaagTACACGTACACCTTATTGTTAATGTATTAgaggcgtgtaaatatatttatggaaCTTTGGCTTGTAAAAATGCTTGTGAACTTGACTGTACGTTctacatacttacttacctatatatgtaatatgtacatagaaaatattcataactcaggaacaaatattcatGATAACACACAAACAAAATCCCTTCCCGAGATTTGAACTCGGGACCTTCTGCTTTGTAGGCAGGCTCACTAGGGTTTACATCCGACTTACCGATTATAGTAGGCGCGCCCAAGGGGTTTTTTTTAGATTAAGTTTAGCACAATTATAGCATCAACGTGTACCAATTAAACTATCCAAATCCACAATCTACTTAACGATTGTTTTAACTGCCCACCGTCCAACGGACCAACATTGAATAGGCTTAAAGTGGTTAAGGAAGACTCCTCGGGTAGCAATACATCACTCATATCTTAATCTAACACGCTTGAGTAACTACAAAAATCCCCTTTTGGGCTACCATTAGGCTATAGTACAAGTATATACGCAGTGCACAAATTATACAGGTATGCAGAGTCGGGATCATTTCGTGGCTTATATGTTAAGTTGTGTTACGTGTTGATTTGTTCTTTTTTGCcacgaataaacgctctctaCTCTACATAATTATGTGTAGGTGCTAAAGGAAATCtctatgtgtgtgtgtgataaaGCAAAGAGACCACAAACAACGTTGTGTTGACTTACATCTTGTAGTTTATTAGGCAGCAATAAAGTCATGCGCAACGTGTAGAGCGGTAGTGTGACGGCTACCCTCATCGTGTGCATAACGCCGACCACGGCATCCAGCCCCACGGCGGCAGCGCGCTCTACCAGCGGCCGCAGCGACGGCTCTTTGGGCACCAGGATCAGTAGCGTGAGGCCAGGCGTAGAGTACGGTATCTCTATAGCCTGGAATGTGAAGACATCCCCTTGTCATTTCCAGttattacaatataaataataataataataacgacgatcattgtcccgatagttgtttcagcgaacggtctaatagcgaagagtctcgaccaacatcttgagagactctcgctaggtggttggatcaagggccagatgcagaaggcggtgatcttggacacggcgcggatagtccgccggttcctctctctgcggccctgaccaccggtagcttgggccctgccccgctgccggcggcatcctaggttaggttttttataatgtgtttatatgtattttttattgttttgtaagtgtttttatattttacttttatattcatattataaataacctaacgtaagaggaaaaataaataaagggataataataaataaatattatgggacaatcttacacaaatcgacctagccccacggtaagctcataaggcttgtgttgtgggtactagacgacgatatatataatatatagatacatataagtacttaaatacatagaaaacatccataactaaggaacaaatatttgtgatgaacacacaaataaatgcccttaccgggattcgaacccgggacctccagcttcgtaggcagggtcactaccgactaggctacggaggccgttaAATATTCATCCCTAAGGAACGTACGACGCAGAAAAACATACGATAATTAATAATACCTAATTCCTATTTGTCCGCGCCCACGTGACGGCCGCCATACATTGAAGCGGAGACATAAGCGGAGACAAATGGGAATTATTTATATCaaagataattttattaagtgTGTAGAGGCAATGTCATAGTAAATGTTGTAGGATAGTCATGAAAAAGGCGTTGGACTGTCTATCAGAATGTCGCTTTACATAATTACAGTATTTAACTGGTTTTAACTCTGAAACTAGGCGAATTCCAGAAAAGTGTATAAGACAATTTCAAGTCTTTAAATAAGATTAggaataggtacatatgtagtgcattgttttccatcgtatttttacggaaacgttCATATTTCTcatgtaccgagactgactgaaatagcaagacacattcgtaggtacgtttccgtgaaaatacgatggaaaaataattatgcaccacATCTTTATACTGCCAAATTCTTTCGCGTTCCTCGTGGGCACgttgtataaatataataataatactaaagagctcctcctcatagacatgaccatttgccaacaaatccgaAGGAGCAGGGGGGGCTTCTCAGctgcttggattgactataacaaggcctatgattcggtgcctcactCATGGCTGgagagggtcttagagctgtataacgttgatgcagctttgagagcctttctaagcgcgtgtatgaggcagtggagtGGACCAGTctttcgtcaaccaggaggcggggataaCCGTCCTGGCCCGCAGaatttcataaggattgagcgaggaaaaTTACAGGGTGATAGTCCgagtcccctatggttctgcctagctctgaatcccctcagcaccctgctgaagtatttgggactaggttgccggcttcggagagagggtgaagtcatttttcaccttctgtacatggatgacctcaaattatttgcaccaaataaccaagacttgaaggagctactgaaaaccaccgaagtcttcagtagtgccatcaacatggagtttggtgtcgataaatgtgcagttatgcatgtacagcgggggaagtttgtaaattcaacaaatttacaacttgctgagacaatgtctttcagatctatctctaaatcagaaacctataaataccttggtatgtcacagtcttggggtattgaggacgagggtattagacggtcggtgaaggagcgctttttcagtcggctcacaaaagtccttaacagtcttttgtcaggaggcaacaaagtgcgcgccttcaacgcctgggtaatgcccctactcacatactctaAGGTGGACTCAAACGGAGCTGGATGCCCTAGATCAGAGGGTCCGACAGCTGCTCACTACACACcgtatgctacacccacgctcgtccgttatgagattgtacattccacggaaatgtggaggttGCGGCTTTCTAAATGCTAAAAATCTCCACAACCgtgaggtgtacaatctcaggaattatttcctcaAAACGATGCATCGTGAtatggtggcagtagacaggggCCTCaggccgctctccttggcaaacgagaactggcgcaaacttGTAGTACTAGCACCGAGGACCGCAAGGCGGTATGGAAGGATAAGcagctacacgggcggttctacaaggccctcacgggacccgatgtagACCTGcccgcgtcggtgaactggctacgattcggggaccttttcggagaaaccgagggttttgcctgtgcaattgcggacgaagttatCATGACGAATAACTACCGGAGATATATCGTGgtggtacggtcgacatttgtcgggcatgccgccgtcccggagagtcactcagacATATTatctccggttgttctcatcttgctaacggcgagtacttgcacagacataatctcgtagccagaattattcaccagcagcttgctctcctatacggccttgtgaacCGCGAAGTGCCGTACTACAAGTactcacctgcgccagttctcgaaaATGGTCGTGCGCATGGcactattgggatcgatctatcatcactgacaggactattttagccaataagcctgacatcgTTCTGATAGATCGATCGCaccgccgggccgtgctcgtcgacgtgaccatcccccatgatgagaatctcgtgaaggccgagaaggacaaatccagcaagtacctagacttagctcacgagataaccgccatgtcgGATGTTGCCTCGATGCTCATTGTTCCTATAGTCGTGTCAGCGAACGGTCTCATAGCGAAGAGTCGCGACCAACATCTAGAGAGACTCGctgggtggttggatcaagggtcagatgcagaaggcggtaattTTGGACACTGCGCGTATGCGTACTATAGTACGTCGGTTCctcactctgcggccctgaccaccggcagcttgagccctgccccgctgccggcggcattttaggttaggttttttataatgtgtgtatttttatatggttttgtatatttttgtaatgttttgtaattgttttggtattgtacttttatactcgcattgtaaaaccctaacctaagaccaaaatgaaataaagatCTTTACGAGCATAAAATATTCTTGATTTTCCACGTTTTCTACTTagactttatttatcttatactACCTATAACTTACTACACTTCATAGAACTTTGTTTATATGAAGCGCCTATTCTCATCTGTGCCCGGCGAGGACAATTAGACCACTAGGTACCATGGTTTAAGAATTAATACCTGCAAAACTAGGTACTTTTATTAGGTACGATTTGATATGCATACAAATTCAAGATAGCATACCCAAGAACCAATTAATCATATTAAAAACGAATACTTTCTTTTCGTTTCTATGACACAACATGACAACACCATGTAAACAAAATACATTAGTGCGATAAACTGATAAATTATACGTTACTTAGCCATTATCACTAAGTAAATGAaatccaacaaaaacataaatgtgaaatgagagccaagttcaatattaagaatatgtgtcgttgttgactcgccggcaaaagaattgagatctatatgggtgccaagttctgtgctgtgtagaaaatcctgaaattataaaggacttgtcttggctagtttttacgtataggcatataggtaatatatatttatctatgttactttttcaaaaatttggtttgtttttaaaaactagccaagacaaatcctttataatttcaggattttctacacagcacagaacttggcacccatatagatctcaattcttttgtcggcgagtcaacaacgacacatattcttaatattgaacttggctctcatttcacatttatgtttttgttgggatatcattactttttgtacagaaattactatagtattcatcatgaaagcagtttgcctaagctgaaaaggagaccctcgctaacgcgcgattaattttcaaaaagtttcagttttcagattttttcttttgtatacacctaatagtctaccttcgtgacaaatatcaagtttctaagtcatctagaagtgggttaggtttttggtctataagtattaattattttttttccatcgaaatatcaataatttccagttttcagatttttccctctatatgcacctaatagcctaccttgatgccaaatatcaagtttctaagtcatctagaagtgggttaggtttttggtctataagtattaattattttttttccatcgaaatatcaataatttccagttttcagatttttccctctatatgcacctaatagtctactttgatgccaaatatcaagtttgtaagtcatctagaagtgggttaagtttttggtctataagtatttttttttccatcgaaatatcaataatttccagttttcagatttttccctctatatgcacctaatagtctaccttgatgccaaatatcaagtttctaagtcatctagaagtgggttaggtttttggtctataagtattaatttttttttccatcaaaataccaataatttccagttttcagatttttccctctatatacacctaatagtctaccttgatgccaaatttcaagtttgtaggttatctggaagtgggttaggtttttgatctatatgtcagtcagtcacagaaatgccggtttttaaacgttaatttatcaataactgtttgagctatgtttatgaaattttgtattttgtacaagctaagggacttgaatacatgtgccaaatttcatgtgtgtaggtgaaggggtcaaaagtagctcgaaatggttcgtgtaatattacacacggttgctgcgtcgccagttcttttttctttgaacttggctggacacgctaccgcgtgtctagatctACGGTTAACTGAGAGCAGTAGGTATACAACAGGTGAAAGTAGATTAGAacaataagtacttacctactacatatTAAAATTCCCAAAAAAACAAATCAGGGCACCCATATCTTACATAAACAATCAGGCCAGAATAATACCGTGTTACCTTATTTATTATCGCGTCGTAAAAAAAGCTGACCATTACACGCTTATCGTGGGGGCGTAGCACCCTATCATGTTACAGCAATGGCAGGCCGAGTCTGTGCCTGCGAGCGGCCAGTCGTCGAATCGAACGCGGCCCAGAATGTTCCCTCGAGCTTACCCCGTCCGCGCAGTGGCGCTGTGGGCGTGCGTTCTCCTCGCGCGCGCGGACACGGACGACTGCCCCGACAAGAAAGAGCAGCTCACCGAAGACGCGCGCCTCCGGAAAGACCTCAAATGCGCCTACAACAGCGACTACCGCCCCGTTCTCCACCATCAGGACACGGTCAACGTAGAGGTCGCCTTCCTACTTAAATACATTAGCTTTGATTACCTAGAAGAAACCTTCACAGTTCACAGCTGGGTGACGATGACGTGGAAGGACGAATTCTTGAAATGGAAACCAGGTGAATATGGAGGTATAAACATGACATTACTAGAGAGTCACGAAATATGGACCCCGCGATTGGCATTGTTCAACGCAGACGCCAGCAGGTACCAGTCAGACTCATTCTACACGACCTGCAAAGTGCGCAACAACGGCTCTGTGACGTGCGTGCCTCACATGGCGCACTCTGGCATCTGCCGCACGACCTTGCGTCGCTGGCCCTACGATGCGCAAAACTGCACTTTATATTTTGGATCCTGGATGCACACAGGGGAGCAGATCAACTTTACTTTTGACGCCGCCCAAGCTGTCAATACTGACGAATACCAGGATGGACCCGGATGGAGACTTTTGAACGTGGATAAAGCAAGATTTCCCGGTAAATATAAGTGTTGCCCGAATGATACTTATCCGATGTTAAAATACACGTTCGTCATGCAGCGCGAAGCGGCGGGCCCTGCAGCCATCGTTGTCGTCCCTTCTATAGCCATCGTCATGTTGACGTTGATATCGTTAATGTTAGATATCAAGGATAATACGAGGTTAATAGTGGCGTGTTTCAGTCTTTTCTGtcactttatatttttaacaGAAATCGGCTACGACATACCCAAGGAGAGCGCGGACACGCCTATTATTCTATTGTTCATACGAGACTCGATGGTCGTATCGCTGTTCGCGGTGTTGCTAACGCTGGGGCTGATGTCGCTGCGAGCGCGCGCGACGCCGCCGCCGGTGTGGCTGCTGCGGGTGACGCGCTTCGTGACTGCGGGCCCCGTCAAATACGCCGTCTTCACCGAGTTCGACCCTGATCGCGCCGTGGACGAGAAGGTTACGCTCGCAGATGATGACGCCGGAACCAGTGAGTTCGAGGAACCGAAGCAAGTATCATCCTGGCTGCAGCTGTCGAATATTATGAACAGCGCCGTGTTCATTGTTTCGGTGATAACTTACGCAGTGTTAATAGGCGTTTACATTCCGAGGGAACCTtattaaattttgttctgtGTATCACattatgtatatacctacctataggtcgCTTTCAATATAGCATGCATGTGTAATGTTGTatgggtaaaaaaataaaataattgattatTGACCTCTGTGTCCCATTCGTGCAAGTAGGAGTAAGCCATGATGTCATTGAGGCGGAAGTAGCGCGAGGAGCGGTCGGGGGCGGCGGGTGCGTCGCGGAAGGGCAGCGTGTCGTTGAGCAGCGTGGGCGCCGCGCGCCACGTGCCGCGCAGGTACACCGTGCCCAGCGCCGCGGCGCACACGCCCGCCTCCACCTCCTCCTCCGAGAACGTGTCGTGCATGCTGCCTCCGGAGTCAGACAACACCTTCAACAGTACACCGACCAATGTTACCAATGTcaaatcaaatatattttattacatggTTCTGCTCTTCTAACATTTAGCATTGACGAGTTGCCTGCCATCAATAACTTAATGATAAAGTATGATGAACGTTAGCAATAAATTCTAAAAAATCTCGGTCTTTACAATAGGTAAACCCAAACCCCGGCACCTGCTCTACATAGTAAGATTTACGTAGGTGCCAACTGTAATTTCAATATGTCAAACAATAACTGTTCGTTAGGTATTACGGTTAGAAGTTACGTTACCATAGTGTTAAGGGTGTCGGTAAGTTGTGCCGAGGTCTCGTTGCCGTCGAGCCAGCTCAGCCGCAGCGGCAGAGCCCGCGCGGCGGCGCTGTGGAACGCGTCTCCGGACACCGCGCGCTGCAGCACCAGCCGCGACGACCACCTGAATTTCAGCTCTGCGCTGGATTTGGGAAGCCATGATACTGTTCGTTCTAATATCTCGATTTTATCCTATGAACAAATACAACTCATTCATAAATGACAAACTCAGAGTTAGGTACAAATCACTAAAGGGACGATTGACTGGACCAATTGTTCttaatttagtttatttcaTTAGCACCAGATTTCGGtaacctcgtaagacccaccatataaagttttcaaatttttaatttgaaccttattctataagtaaattaaaactaatttcgtttgttttaaaaagcaatgaaacaaaagaaatgctactttattggGTTCATAAAAGGctcaaattagattgcacgaatatgtacattgtattgtacattgtagtctcaggaggttaattatatgtatacctattacACCTAGTTGATAAGTATATGTAAGTagaaagtaggcatattacattATCACTTTACTTACTGCTTGCGACATATTTAAACCAATACACTCTTCTATTTCTCGAATTGCGTTTTGATCCATTGTAATAGACAGCGACATCAGCAGGTGGTACAGGAAAAGCCCCGATTGTAAAAAGCTAATTCCATTTTCTTTCCGATTGTCTGGACTGATAGCGGTCAACTTATTGAACGCCGACTGCAAACAACAATTATATCAAtatttatatagttatttaattGCAACCAAGCTGCAGCCTTGGTGTTCGAAGTATATGCAAAGCGAACAGTTGTATACAATTTCACGGATATTTTTAATGCATAGCATAAATGCGTCAGTTACGGTATGACTTAGATACCTACGTATACACATATTGATTTTTACTATTTGTTCTGAAATGAAACAATTAAATTTCGAATCTGACCAAGCATTGCATGGATCACTATTGCGGCAGTATTGCGGCTGATGCATTTAATGTAAGTATACTTAGacgtatttttaaattacattatgtacctatactagcAGAAGAGGACTAATAGTAGTCCctggcgcacacgacaaaaaagtgcgatttacggcaaatgatgatgatggaatttacttttgcagagttgctccttttgactcacagattgatttaggaaggggagccaatcgaatttttgatccaaaattttgacttcaagGGATCGAAAttcgtaaaaaataaagttttgctatttggtcaagtttggtatcattttcgtgtaactcaaggatgctaaattcatttctgatatttaatttacagtaaaacccgcttaatacgatcacgtttaatacg
This genomic window from Cydia amplana chromosome Z, ilCydAmpl1.1, whole genome shotgun sequence contains:
- the LOC134661501 gene encoding neuronal acetylcholine receptor subunit alpha-5-like gives rise to the protein MLQQWQAESVPASGQSSNRTRPRMFPRAYPVRAVALWACVLLARADTDDCPDKKEQLTEDARLRKDLKCAYNSDYRPVLHHQDTVNVEVAFLLKYISFDYLEETFTVHSWVTMTWKDEFLKWKPGEYGGINMTLLESHEIWTPRLALFNADASRYQSDSFYTTCKVRNNGSVTCVPHMAHSGICRTTLRRWPYDAQNCTLYFGSWMHTGEQINFTFDAAQAVNTDEYQDGPGWRLLNVDKARFPGKYKCCPNDTYPMLKYTFVMQREAAGPAAIVVVPSIAIVMLTLISLMLDIKDNTRLIVACFSLFCHFIFLTEIGYDIPKESADTPIILLFIRDSMVVSLFAVLLTLGLMSLRARATPPPVWLLRVTRFVTAGPVKYAVFTEFDPDRAVDEKVTLADDDAGTSEFEEPKQVSSWLQLSNIMNSAVFIVSVITYAVLIGVYIPREPY